A stretch of Nonomuraea africana DNA encodes these proteins:
- a CDS encoding ABC transporter permease, translating to MTDETSGTARPAVPEPSPGAPHRDPALSEKTLAARPRARRRRAPLARFLLRRILIAILLAWGITLVTFVLTNLVPGDPATANLGQRALGDPAIVAQWRQEHGLDKPLPQQYLIHLQGLLQGDLGTSQQSHRPVSQDMVETVPATLELAGAAIVVSLVLGVAFGVVAALRRDRLSDHVLRVLSLIGISVPTFWLALVAFYVFFYRLQITPGSGRIDPGLAAPPPVTGLATVDSALAGQWDVFASAVGHLLTPALVLALYTIGLLTRFTRSAVLEVLGQDYVRAARAKGLPGRVILFRYVLRSALVPIITVAGLAFGSLLSGTVLVEAIFAWPGVGQYAYKSATTLDLPAVMGVGLVVGGVYLVINLIVDVLYGVIDPRVRLQ from the coding sequence ATGACCGACGAGACCTCCGGCACGGCCCGCCCGGCCGTGCCGGAGCCCTCCCCCGGCGCCCCCCACCGGGACCCGGCGCTCTCCGAGAAGACGCTCGCCGCCCGCCCGCGCGCTCGGCGCAGGAGGGCTCCGCTGGCCAGGTTCCTGCTGCGCCGGATCCTCATCGCGATCCTGCTGGCCTGGGGCATCACGCTGGTCACGTTCGTCCTGACCAACCTCGTGCCGGGCGACCCCGCGACCGCCAACCTCGGCCAGCGTGCCCTCGGCGACCCCGCGATCGTCGCCCAGTGGCGGCAGGAGCACGGCCTGGACAAGCCGCTCCCCCAGCAGTACCTCATCCACCTGCAGGGGCTGCTCCAGGGCGACCTCGGCACCAGCCAGCAGAGCCACCGCCCGGTCAGCCAGGACATGGTCGAGACCGTCCCCGCCACGCTGGAGCTGGCGGGCGCGGCCATCGTCGTCTCCCTCGTCCTGGGCGTGGCGTTCGGCGTGGTGGCGGCGCTGCGCAGGGACCGCCTGTCCGACCACGTGCTGAGGGTGCTCAGCCTGATCGGCATCTCGGTGCCGACGTTCTGGCTGGCGCTGGTGGCCTTCTACGTCTTCTTCTACCGGCTCCAGATCACCCCGGGCAGCGGCCGGATCGACCCGGGTCTGGCGGCCCCGCCGCCCGTCACGGGGCTCGCGACGGTGGACTCGGCGCTGGCCGGCCAGTGGGACGTCTTCGCCAGCGCGGTGGGCCACCTCCTCACCCCCGCGCTGGTGCTCGCCCTCTACACGATCGGCCTGCTCACCCGCTTCACCAGGAGCGCGGTGCTCGAGGTGCTCGGCCAGGACTACGTCCGCGCCGCCCGCGCCAAGGGCCTGCCGGGCCGGGTGATCCTGTTCAGGTACGTGCTCCGTTCGGCGCTGGTGCCGATCATCACCGTGGCCGGCCTCGCCTTCGGCAGCCTGCTGTCGGGCACCGTCCTCGTCGAGGCGATCTTCGCCTGGCCCGGTGTCGGGCAGTACGCCTACAAGAGCGCCACCACCCTCGACCTGCCCGCCGTCATGGGCGTGGGCCTGGTGGTCGGCGGGGTCTACCTGGTCATCAACCTGATCGTGGACGTGCTGTACGGCGTCATCGACCCCCGAGTGAGACTGCAGTGA
- a CDS encoding Lrp/AsnC family transcriptional regulator, whose protein sequence is MVEMSPHGGRPADPSGRIGIGLELDNTHLKILEVLRENGRISVAALAERVGISRANAYTRFEALRADGAIKRFTAEIDHVRAGLGITALVFVTVRQQMWKQFRAELARMPEVEYCAITTGQHDAMIQVRMADVAAVHRLVTERMANIPAVKATETVFILDEVLRRPYVLPTDRDGGRDAGRTGRRPAAPEPAEVPLGKMRFVGAAEGRAALRKEGG, encoded by the coding sequence ATGGTTGAAATGTCTCCCCATGGCGGGCGCCCCGCTGATCCTTCTGGACGGATCGGCATCGGGCTCGAACTGGACAACACCCATCTGAAGATCCTCGAGGTCCTGCGGGAGAACGGCAGGATCTCCGTCGCGGCGCTGGCCGAACGGGTGGGGATCTCGCGGGCGAACGCCTACACCAGGTTCGAGGCGCTGCGGGCCGACGGGGCGATCAAGCGGTTCACCGCGGAGATCGACCATGTGCGGGCCGGTCTCGGCATCACCGCGCTGGTCTTCGTGACCGTGCGGCAGCAGATGTGGAAGCAGTTCCGCGCGGAGCTGGCCAGGATGCCCGAGGTGGAGTACTGCGCGATCACCACCGGCCAGCACGACGCGATGATCCAGGTGCGGATGGCCGACGTGGCGGCGGTGCACCGGCTGGTGACCGAGCGCATGGCCAACATCCCCGCGGTGAAGGCGACCGAGACCGTCTTCATCCTCGACGAGGTGCTCAGGCGGCCGTACGTGCTGCCCACCGACCGGGACGGCGGCAGGGACGCGGGCCGTACGGGCAGGCGCCCCGCGGCGCCCGAGCCCGCCGAGGTGCCGCTCGGCAAGATGCGCTTCGTCGGCGCGGCTGAGGGGAGGGCGGCGCTCAGGAAGGAGGGCGGCTGA
- a CDS encoding MFS transporter codes for MARAAERGGRGSRGVVPLLAATGVSVTGDGAFLAAAPLLAATLTRDPLAVAAVTAAFSVPWLVIGLPAGALVDRWNRRRVMLAADLVRALVLTVAATLVIMGRASIPALVTAVLAVGAAQCFFDSAAQATIPAVAGRDKDALAHVNGRFWALDNVGRGLLGPPLGSATFALARALPFAIDAASFLVSAWLVRGLPDTGAAGAAREGLLSSVRAGLRHVFGTRDLRVLALSLGAYNCGFNLVLATFVLYATDVLAVPAAAYGLLMAAGAIGGVVAGWKARVLTRRLSYRQTTALALAVQALVWLGVLAGADVWTTGVLLAVGGAGATLTSVAVGSARHALTPDDLLGRVVAAFRLFGMGAAGLGALLGGVLARLFGLHVPFIAASGLVAVAAVLAWPRRSRA; via the coding sequence ATGGCGCGAGCGGCGGAACGGGGCGGGCGAGGATCTCGCGGTGTCGTCCCGCTGCTCGCGGCGACCGGGGTCTCCGTCACCGGCGACGGCGCCTTCCTGGCGGCGGCCCCGCTCCTCGCCGCCACCCTGACCAGGGACCCGCTCGCGGTCGCGGCGGTGACGGCCGCCTTCTCCGTGCCCTGGCTGGTCATCGGCCTGCCCGCGGGTGCCCTTGTCGATCGCTGGAACCGCCGGCGGGTCATGCTGGCGGCCGATCTGGTCAGGGCGCTCGTCCTCACCGTGGCCGCCACCCTGGTGATCATGGGCCGCGCGAGCATCCCGGCGCTGGTGACAGCGGTGCTGGCGGTGGGCGCCGCGCAGTGCTTCTTCGACTCCGCGGCCCAGGCGACGATCCCGGCGGTCGCGGGGCGGGACAAGGACGCGCTCGCCCACGTGAACGGCCGCTTCTGGGCGCTGGACAACGTCGGACGCGGGCTCCTCGGCCCTCCGCTCGGCTCGGCCACGTTCGCGCTGGCCCGTGCCCTGCCGTTCGCGATCGACGCCGCCTCGTTCCTCGTCTCGGCATGGCTGGTGCGCGGGCTCCCCGACACCGGTGCGGCCGGCGCCGCCCGCGAGGGCCTGCTCTCCTCGGTGCGGGCGGGCCTGCGCCACGTGTTCGGCACCCGGGACCTGCGGGTGCTCGCGCTGAGCCTGGGCGCCTACAACTGCGGCTTCAACCTCGTCCTGGCCACCTTCGTGCTGTACGCCACGGACGTGCTCGCGGTGCCCGCCGCGGCGTACGGCCTGCTGATGGCCGCCGGGGCGATCGGCGGCGTCGTAGCGGGCTGGAAGGCGCGCGTCCTCACCAGGCGGCTCTCCTACCGGCAGACGACGGCTCTCGCGCTCGCCGTCCAGGCGCTGGTGTGGCTGGGTGTCCTGGCCGGCGCCGATGTCTGGACGACGGGCGTCCTGCTCGCCGTCGGTGGCGCGGGGGCGACGCTGACCAGCGTGGCCGTCGGGTCGGCGCGTCACGCCCTCACCCCCGACGACCTGCTCGGGCGCGTGGTCGCGGCGTTTCGCCTCTTCGGGATGGGCGCGGCGGGCCTGGGCGCGCTCCTGGGCGGCGTCCTGGCGCGCCTGTTCGGGCTGCACGTCCCGTTCATCGCCGCGTCGGGCCTGGTGGCCGTCGCCGCGGTGCTGGCCTGGCCCCGCCGGTCGCGCGCGTGA
- a CDS encoding PQQ-dependent sugar dehydrogenase, whose translation MKLRTLIAVTGLLVVSTPALVSAAPTRYEAENATVSQGAVESNHAGYSGTGFVNGDNVAGSYTEWTVTAPNAGTATIALRYANGTTANRPSDISVNGTLVGDDRAFNPTGAWSTWATSTLTAPVVAGQNTIRATASAVGGNPNWDFLDFEVQAPSDFTDYQAESATISQGIVDTKHAGYTGSGFVDYANVAGSYVEFTVSAAAAGQQSLAFRYANGTTTNRPMDISVNGTVVAKDFPGTGAWATWQEVTFNAALNAGANVVRATAGTAGGGPNLDRLRVSGPGDTEKPTPPGQPSCSEITHNSLKLAWGASTDNIGVVAYDIFHQGTQIATAPASPYTLTGLNSDFGYQLSVFARDASGNVSLSSPEAACRTLPAPPDDPPSQPGQPAVSGVQPTQATVTWAASTDDNGVRAYLIRDAANTVLQTVTGSPPATTATVPLECAKTYQLHVVARDTANQLSTPSAPSAAFTTGSCGTVPQTPTTIAGGWDVPWDMSWAPDGSFALVTERDTFRVFKVTPSGTKTQVGTVPNVVTTDGEGGLMGIDFSPGWNGSTDQEVFFMHTASEGNRVAKMNFNGTSLSGYASVLQGIAKNRYHNGGRLRFGPDGYLYLTTGDAQQTSTAQNLSSLNGKILRITRTGAAAPGNPFGTRVYSYGHRNPQGLAWDSAGRLWSSEFGNATRDELNLIQPGKNYGWPTCEGTCSVSGMTNPKHTWSVSEASPSGIAIVNNTVFVAALRGQRLWRVVLNGETVSTVNSYFTSTYGRLRLVEKVPNASAIWFGSSNSDNNGNGSADVIRRSAIQ comes from the coding sequence ATGAAGTTACGCACCCTCATCGCCGTCACCGGATTACTCGTCGTTTCCACTCCCGCGCTGGTCTCCGCCGCGCCCACCCGCTACGAGGCCGAGAACGCCACCGTCTCCCAGGGCGCGGTCGAGTCCAACCACGCCGGGTACTCCGGCACCGGCTTCGTCAACGGCGACAACGTCGCTGGCTCCTACACCGAGTGGACGGTCACCGCGCCGAACGCGGGCACCGCCACCATCGCCCTGCGCTACGCCAACGGCACCACCGCCAACCGGCCGAGCGACATCTCCGTCAACGGGACGCTCGTCGGCGACGACCGGGCCTTCAACCCCACGGGCGCCTGGTCCACCTGGGCCACCAGCACGCTGACCGCGCCCGTGGTCGCGGGCCAGAACACGATCAGGGCCACCGCCTCGGCCGTCGGCGGCAACCCCAACTGGGACTTCCTCGACTTCGAGGTGCAGGCGCCCAGCGACTTCACCGACTACCAGGCCGAGAGCGCGACGATCTCCCAGGGCATCGTCGACACCAAGCACGCCGGGTACACGGGCTCGGGCTTCGTCGACTACGCCAACGTCGCGGGGTCGTACGTGGAGTTCACGGTCAGCGCGGCCGCCGCCGGGCAGCAGTCGCTGGCCTTCCGCTACGCCAACGGCACCACGACGAACAGGCCGATGGACATCTCGGTCAACGGGACCGTCGTGGCCAAGGACTTCCCCGGCACCGGCGCGTGGGCGACCTGGCAGGAGGTCACCTTCAACGCCGCGCTGAACGCGGGCGCGAACGTCGTCAGGGCCACCGCCGGCACCGCCGGCGGCGGGCCCAACCTCGACCGGCTGCGGGTCAGCGGCCCGGGCGACACCGAGAAGCCGACCCCGCCGGGACAGCCGTCGTGCAGTGAGATCACGCACAACAGTCTCAAGCTGGCCTGGGGCGCCTCCACCGACAACATCGGCGTCGTGGCCTACGACATCTTCCACCAGGGCACCCAGATCGCCACCGCGCCGGCCTCGCCGTACACGCTGACCGGGTTGAACTCCGACTTCGGCTACCAGCTGTCGGTCTTCGCCCGCGACGCCTCCGGCAACGTCTCGCTCAGCAGCCCCGAGGCGGCCTGCCGTACGCTGCCCGCGCCGCCGGACGACCCGCCCAGCCAGCCGGGCCAGCCGGCCGTCTCGGGCGTGCAGCCCACCCAGGCGACCGTCACCTGGGCCGCCTCGACCGACGACAACGGCGTGCGCGCCTACCTGATCCGCGACGCCGCCAACACCGTCCTGCAGACCGTCACCGGCAGCCCGCCCGCGACCACCGCCACCGTCCCGCTGGAGTGCGCCAAGACCTACCAGCTGCACGTCGTCGCCCGTGACACCGCCAACCAGCTGTCCACGCCGAGCGCGCCCTCGGCCGCCTTCACGACCGGCTCGTGCGGAACCGTGCCGCAGACCCCGACGACGATCGCGGGCGGCTGGGACGTTCCGTGGGACATGTCGTGGGCGCCCGACGGCAGCTTCGCGCTGGTGACCGAGCGCGACACGTTCAGGGTCTTCAAGGTCACCCCCTCGGGCACCAAGACCCAGGTCGGCACCGTGCCCAACGTCGTGACCACCGACGGCGAGGGCGGCCTCATGGGCATCGACTTCTCGCCCGGCTGGAACGGCAGCACCGACCAGGAGGTGTTCTTCATGCACACCGCCTCGGAGGGCAACAGGGTCGCGAAGATGAACTTCAACGGCACCTCCCTCAGCGGCTACGCCTCCGTCCTGCAGGGCATCGCCAAGAACCGCTACCACAACGGCGGCCGCCTCAGGTTCGGCCCCGACGGCTACCTGTACCTCACCACCGGCGACGCGCAGCAGACCAGCACCGCGCAGAACCTCTCCTCGCTCAACGGCAAGATCCTGCGCATCACCAGGACCGGTGCCGCCGCCCCCGGCAACCCGTTCGGCACCCGGGTCTACAGCTACGGCCACCGCAACCCGCAGGGCCTCGCGTGGGACTCGGCGGGGCGGCTGTGGTCCTCCGAGTTCGGCAACGCCACACGTGACGAGCTCAACCTCATTCAGCCGGGCAAGAACTACGGCTGGCCGACCTGTGAGGGCACCTGCAGCGTCTCCGGCATGACCAACCCCAAGCACACCTGGTCGGTCTCCGAGGCCTCGCCCAGCGGCATCGCGATCGTCAACAACACGGTGTTCGTGGCGGCGCTGCGCGGCCAGCGGCTGTGGCGGGTGGTGCTCAACGGCGAGACCGTCTCCACCGTCAACTCCTACTTCACCTCCACGTACGGCAGGCTCCGCCTGGTGGAGAAGGTGCCCAACGCCAGCGCCATCTGGTTCGGCTCCAGCAACTCCGACAACAACGGCAACGGCAGCGCCGACGTGATCAGGCGCTCCGCCATCCAGTAA
- a CDS encoding ABC transporter substrate-binding protein — protein sequence MATRSQTAALLVVGALALAACSAGGVKSSSAPQSGAKTLVIDTSFDLKTADPGRTYEPTGLFVGKAVYETLLTFDGADVTKPVPALAESYELSEDGKVLTLKLKKGATFADGSPLTADDVVFSLTRVRDMKGTPSFLLDGVEVAKTDDTTITLTSKAPNPALPYILPNPALGVLNSKVAKEHGATTDASDKAEQYLNSASAGSGPYTIESFNLTSQVVLKANPKYYGAKPAYDRVVIRNVEAATQKLNVQRGDSQVALNLSGDQVTGMPANLQVKKTASANVIFLLANQDSSVSKTTPNAKFVEALRKGVDYAGLLELAGEGSTQAPGIIPSQLLGALPQDQAAKRDVEGAKAALAASGLSNPTVKLEYPSELTVNGLSFQPLAERIQANLKEVGITVDLAPAPITTALDNYRNGKEELGLWYWGPDYPDPSDYLAFLPGKLVGLRAGWKDGADKAVSAAGEKAATTIGDEARKAAYADVQTKLNASGPFIPLIQPSQNIVTAASVTGLEYHPVWTVDLADLGAK from the coding sequence ATGGCGACCCGCTCTCAGACGGCAGCTCTGCTGGTCGTCGGTGCTCTCGCGCTCGCCGCCTGCTCCGCCGGCGGCGTCAAGTCGTCGTCCGCACCGCAGTCCGGCGCCAAGACCCTCGTCATCGACACGTCCTTCGACCTGAAGACCGCCGACCCCGGGCGCACCTACGAGCCGACCGGCCTGTTCGTCGGCAAGGCGGTCTACGAGACCCTGCTGACCTTCGACGGCGCGGACGTGACCAAGCCGGTCCCCGCACTGGCCGAGTCGTACGAGCTGTCCGAGGACGGCAAGGTGCTGACGCTCAAGCTGAAGAAGGGCGCCACGTTCGCCGACGGCTCGCCGCTGACGGCCGACGACGTGGTCTTCTCGCTGACCCGGGTGCGCGACATGAAGGGCACGCCGTCGTTCCTGCTCGACGGCGTGGAGGTGGCCAAGACGGATGACACGACGATCACGCTGACGTCGAAGGCGCCCAACCCCGCCCTGCCGTACATCCTGCCCAACCCGGCGCTCGGCGTGCTCAACAGCAAGGTCGCCAAGGAGCACGGGGCGACCACGGACGCGAGCGACAAGGCCGAGCAGTACCTGAACTCCGCCTCGGCGGGCTCGGGACCCTACACGATCGAGTCGTTCAACCTGACGAGCCAGGTCGTGCTCAAGGCCAACCCCAAGTACTACGGCGCCAAGCCGGCCTACGACAGGGTCGTCATCCGCAACGTCGAGGCCGCCACGCAGAAGCTGAACGTGCAGCGCGGCGACAGCCAGGTGGCGCTCAACCTGTCGGGCGACCAGGTGACCGGCATGCCGGCGAACCTCCAGGTGAAGAAGACCGCCTCGGCCAACGTCATCTTCCTGCTCGCCAACCAGGACTCCTCGGTCAGCAAGACCACCCCGAACGCCAAGTTCGTCGAGGCCCTGCGCAAGGGCGTCGACTACGCGGGCCTGCTGGAGCTGGCCGGCGAGGGGTCGACGCAGGCGCCGGGGATCATCCCCTCGCAGTTGCTGGGCGCGCTGCCGCAGGACCAGGCGGCCAAGCGTGACGTCGAGGGCGCCAAGGCGGCGCTGGCGGCCAGCGGGCTGTCCAACCCGACGGTGAAGCTGGAGTACCCGAGCGAGCTCACCGTCAACGGGCTGTCCTTCCAGCCGCTGGCCGAGCGGATCCAGGCCAACCTGAAGGAGGTCGGCATCACCGTCGACCTCGCCCCCGCGCCGATCACCACCGCGCTCGACAACTACCGCAACGGCAAGGAGGAGCTCGGCCTGTGGTACTGGGGCCCTGACTATCCGGACCCGAGCGACTACCTGGCCTTCCTGCCCGGCAAGCTGGTCGGCCTGCGGGCCGGCTGGAAGGACGGCGCCGACAAGGCGGTCTCGGCCGCGGGCGAGAAGGCGGCCACGACCATCGGCGACGAGGCCCGCAAGGCGGCCTACGCCGACGTGCAGACCAAGCTCAACGCCTCGGGCCCGTTCATCCCGCTCATCCAGCCGAGCCAGAACATCGTCACCGCCGCGTCGGTGACCGGCCTCGAGTACCACCCGGTCTGGACGGTCGACCTCGCCGACCTCGGCGCCAAGTAG
- a CDS encoding ABC transporter ATP-binding protein, giving the protein MLDITDLRVAIGGRDILGGVNLSLRQGEVHGLAGESGSGKTMTGLAVLGLLPHGARATGSIALEGRDLLGLPSRELNRVRGGEIAMVFQDPATSLHPMLTIGRQLTEHMRHHLGLGRAEARSRAVELLAKVRIPGPDEAFGRYPHQFSGGMRQRIAIAIALACSPKVLIADEPTTALDVTVQAGVLRLLRGLCDDLGLAVLLVTHDLGVMSAVADEVSVMKDGLVVESGPRGQVLRTPSHPYTRSLLDSLPEAPAAREEPVQRTAGDGETA; this is encoded by the coding sequence ATGCTCGACATCACCGATCTCAGGGTCGCCATCGGCGGCAGGGACATCCTCGGCGGCGTGAACCTCTCGCTGCGCCAGGGCGAGGTGCACGGCCTGGCCGGCGAGAGCGGGTCGGGCAAGACCATGACGGGTCTTGCCGTCCTCGGCCTGCTCCCGCACGGCGCGCGGGCCACGGGCTCGATCGCGCTGGAGGGCAGGGACCTGCTCGGCCTGCCGTCCAGGGAGCTGAACAGGGTGCGCGGCGGCGAGATCGCCATGGTCTTCCAGGACCCCGCCACCAGCCTGCACCCGATGCTGACCATCGGCAGGCAGCTCACCGAGCACATGCGTCACCACCTGGGGCTCGGCCGCGCGGAGGCGCGGTCGAGGGCGGTGGAGCTCCTGGCCAAGGTCCGCATCCCCGGACCGGACGAGGCCTTCGGCCGCTACCCGCACCAGTTCTCCGGCGGGATGCGCCAGCGCATCGCCATCGCCATCGCGCTGGCCTGCTCGCCGAAGGTGCTGATCGCCGACGAGCCCACGACGGCGCTCGACGTGACCGTGCAGGCGGGCGTGCTGCGGCTGCTGCGCGGCCTCTGCGACGATCTGGGGCTGGCGGTGCTGCTGGTCACCCACGACCTCGGGGTGATGTCGGCGGTGGCCGACGAGGTGAGCGTGATGAAGGACGGCCTGGTGGTCGAGTCGGGCCCGCGCGGGCAGGTCCTGCGCACGCCCTCCCATCCCTACACCCGCTCCCTCCTGGACTCCCTCCCCGAGGCGCCCGCCGCCCGGGAGGAGCCGGTGCAGAGGACCGCAGGAGACGGAGAGACGGCATGA
- a CDS encoding ABC transporter permease codes for MRRRLPEAWRQPLAIVGGVIALAWLVIALAAPLLAPHDPLAQDLPRLAPPGADHWFGTDQLGRDILSRVMYGARVSIPLTLLLVVLSLLIGGLLGACAGYFGRWVDETIMRVADLVFAFPTVILAMVVAAALGASLVNAVLAVLVVAWPAYARVTRGLVLGVREREFVLSGRLLGFSVWRSLRVDVLPNVTGPVLVLATLDIGTALLLLSGLSFLGLGAKPPSPEWGAMVAGGVEVFDSWWVATFPGLAILTVVLAFNFLGDTLRDALDPRTARAIKERAL; via the coding sequence GTGAGACGACGACTGCCCGAAGCATGGCGGCAACCCCTGGCCATCGTCGGCGGGGTGATCGCGCTCGCCTGGCTGGTGATCGCGCTGGCGGCCCCGCTGCTGGCCCCGCACGACCCGCTCGCCCAGGACCTGCCGAGACTCGCGCCGCCCGGCGCCGACCACTGGTTTGGCACCGACCAGCTCGGCCGCGACATCCTCAGCAGGGTCATGTACGGCGCGCGCGTCTCCATCCCGCTGACGCTGCTGCTGGTCGTCCTGAGCCTGCTGATCGGCGGCCTGCTCGGCGCCTGCGCCGGATACTTCGGCAGGTGGGTGGACGAGACGATCATGCGGGTCGCCGACCTCGTCTTCGCCTTCCCCACCGTCATCCTGGCCATGGTGGTCGCGGCGGCGCTGGGCGCGAGCCTGGTCAACGCGGTGCTCGCCGTCCTCGTGGTGGCCTGGCCCGCCTACGCCCGCGTCACGCGCGGGCTCGTGCTGGGCGTGCGGGAGCGGGAGTTCGTGCTGAGCGGCAGGCTGCTGGGGTTCTCCGTGTGGCGCTCGCTGCGGGTGGACGTGCTGCCGAACGTCACGGGCCCGGTGCTCGTGCTGGCCACGCTCGACATCGGCACCGCGCTGCTCCTGCTGTCCGGGCTGTCCTTCCTCGGCCTGGGCGCCAAGCCGCCCTCCCCCGAGTGGGGCGCGATGGTCGCCGGCGGCGTGGAGGTCTTCGACAGCTGGTGGGTGGCCACCTTCCCCGGTCTGGCGATCCTGACCGTGGTGCTGGCCTTCAACTTCCTCGGTGACACGCTGCGCGACGCCCTCGACCCCCGTACGGCCCGCGCCATCAAGGAGCGTGCGCTCTGA
- a CDS encoding DUF397 domain-containing protein, translated as MKDPDFSRAQWRKSTFSADGACVEVAYAEGAIGVRDTKQDGAGPILVFDEREWAAFLRGVQAGQFEIDELTA; from the coding sequence ATGAAGGATCCGGACTTCAGCAGGGCGCAGTGGCGCAAGAGCACGTTCAGCGCCGACGGCGCCTGCGTGGAGGTCGCCTACGCGGAGGGCGCCATCGGTGTCCGCGACACGAAGCAGGACGGAGCCGGCCCCATCCTCGTCTTCGACGAGCGGGAATGGGCGGCCTTCCTCAGGGGCGTCCAGGCCGGGCAGTTCGAGATCGACGAGCTGACGGCCTGA
- a CDS encoding carbohydrate-binding protein, with translation MELSRRQLGTLVGAALLAPHLPVRPATAAAAWKLMWSPEASVDGLRAFETIEDDRADSHPAGQPHIYAEGNNFRFNMHTVDRDTSTDRQRQEVTGNRTPSGYLQWLNGETWRLTYSMYIPSSLKATTTFTHIMQTKMPGTGTGPITVTSLRRVDGAQTIEHKIFEPNILVGRTDLVPLQNRWIDIEYEMKIGDGSAGSVRWVVRNGGTTVVDATKTGVDTFLGDRVRPKWGIYRSLGDTSGSLQDCHLLLTNMRAYKLVQATATRLEAENATISQGVVESNHTGYSGTGFVNTDNVAGAYVEWRHTAAAAGSATLTFRYANGTTTTRPVAIAVNGATTNVDFPATGAWSTWQSRSITVPLVAGANTIRATATTAGGCPNLDYLEVLA, from the coding sequence ATGGAACTCTCCAGACGCCAGCTCGGAACCCTGGTCGGCGCCGCGTTGCTCGCCCCCCATCTACCCGTCCGCCCCGCCACGGCGGCCGCCGCGTGGAAGCTGATGTGGTCGCCCGAGGCGAGCGTGGACGGCCTGCGCGCCTTCGAGACCATCGAGGACGACAGGGCCGACTCCCACCCCGCAGGACAGCCGCACATCTACGCCGAAGGCAACAACTTCCGCTTCAACATGCACACGGTCGACCGCGACACCTCCACCGACAGGCAGCGCCAGGAGGTGACGGGCAACCGTACGCCGAGCGGCTACCTCCAGTGGCTGAACGGCGAGACCTGGCGGCTGACGTACTCGATGTACATCCCCTCCTCGCTGAAGGCCACGACCACCTTCACCCACATCATGCAGACCAAGATGCCGGGGACGGGGACCGGTCCCATCACCGTCACCTCGCTGCGCAGGGTGGACGGCGCGCAGACCATCGAGCACAAGATCTTCGAGCCGAACATCCTGGTCGGCCGCACCGACCTGGTGCCGCTGCAGAACAGGTGGATCGACATCGAGTACGAGATGAAGATCGGCGACGGCAGCGCGGGCTCGGTCAGGTGGGTCGTCAGGAACGGGGGCACGACCGTCGTCGACGCGACGAAGACCGGAGTCGACACCTTCCTCGGCGACAGGGTCCGGCCCAAGTGGGGCATCTACCGCTCGCTCGGCGACACCTCGGGCTCGCTGCAGGACTGCCACCTGCTGCTGACCAACATGCGCGCCTACAAGCTGGTCCAGGCCACCGCGACCAGGCTGGAGGCGGAGAACGCGACGATCTCACAGGGCGTGGTGGAGTCGAACCACACGGGCTACTCCGGCACCGGCTTCGTCAACACCGACAACGTGGCGGGGGCCTACGTGGAGTGGCGTCATACCGCCGCCGCCGCGGGCAGCGCCACCCTGACCTTCAGGTACGCCAACGGCACCACGACGACCCGTCCGGTGGCCATCGCCGTCAACGGCGCCACCACGAACGTCGACTTCCCGGCCACCGGCGCCTGGAGCACCTGGCAGTCGAGGAGCATCACCGTCCCCCTCGTCGCGGGCGCCAACACGATCAGGGCCACCGCCACCACGGCAGGCGGCTGCCCGAACCTCGACTACCTGGAGGTCCTGGCCTGA